A genomic segment from Lates calcarifer isolate ASB-BC8 linkage group LG13, TLL_Latcal_v3, whole genome shotgun sequence encodes:
- the trmt2a gene encoding tRNA (uracil-5-)-methyltransferase homolog A isoform X1, whose protein sequence is MADIYNDRKLRVMADVSGSPMADVPPSKEEKPDGLPQDSSNDDEKSDARAEDDSEATSDPSMYRYIKEDLFTSEIYKVEIRNLPKFIGFNDLKKFLAKHSLNPHKIKLFGKQTFAFVTFKNEEERDKAMKMVHGMQWKGQVLSVKLAKPKADPILRKRKQEEGEGAGGQPPTKRADGDEEEEPLSVQIANVVTPLWNVPYEEQLRRKEQEVVGVLQRLAKEIGSTNKALLPWLFAQKGKYNKMCCPLEAIQPSPTQTEYRNKCEFLISVGADGEDKTIGFRLGKYKGGSCAVVGPAETCHVSAEAKRVVGEFQKFIRTTPYSVYSPETYEGHWKQLTVRTTRTKQAMAVVFFNPQKLEEEELNTLKSSMREYFTEGEGKDSGVTSLYFVREGQRKSPNPEDLPCELVAGESCIHEELLGLKFRISPHSFFQVNTGAAEVLYSAVGEWAQLDQDSTVLDVCCGTGTIGISLAKRVKKVIGIELCQEAVEDAKVNAKLNGLSNVEFHCGKAEDVFPNILSALVSRSVTAIVDPPRAGLHSKVILAIRRAEHLKRLVYVACNAKAAMNNFIDLCRAPSNRVHGAPFRPVRAMAVDLFPQTMHVEMLLLLERVDYNSQQQQQASSNQEETGSQP, encoded by the exons ATGGCAGATATTTACAACGATAGGAAACT CAGAGTGATGGCAGATGTTAGTGGCAGCCCCATGGCTGATGTACCACCCTCAAAAGAGGAGAAGCCCGATGGCCTCCCCCAGGACTCCAGCAACGATGACGAAAAGTCTGATGCCAGAGCTGAAGATGACAGTGAGGCAACCTCTGACCCCAGCATGTACCGCTACATCAAAGAGGACCTCTTCACATCTGAGATCTACAAAGTGGAGATCAGGAATCTGCCCAAGTTCATTGGCTTCAACGACCTGAAGAAGTTCCTGGCCAAGCACAGCCTCAACCCACACAAAATCAAGCTGTTTGGCAAGCAGACGTTTGCTTTCGTCACCTTTAAGAACGAGGAGGAGCGCGACAAGGCCATGAAGATGGTGCATGGCATGCAGTGGAAGGGCCAGGTGCTGAGCGTCAAGCTGGCCAAACCCAAAGCAGACCCCATCCTGCGGaagaggaagcaggaggagggagagggcgCAGGAGGGCAGCCCCCAACCAAGCGAGCAGACggggatgaggaagaggagccGCTCAGTGTCCAGATAGCCAACGTGGTGACTCCTCTGTGGAATGTGCCTTATGAGgagcagctgaggaggaaggagcaggaggtggtgggggtTCTGCAGAGGCTGGCCAA AGAGATCGGAAGCACCAACAAAGCCCTGCTGCCATGGCTGTTTGCACAGAAAgggaaatacaacaaaatgtgttGTCCCCTGGAAGCTATTCAACCATCCCCTACACAG ACAGAGTACAGAAACAAGTGCGAGTTCCTCATCTCAGTGGGTGCGGATGGTGAGGACAAGACCATCGGTTTCCGCCTGGGGAAATACAAAGGAGGTTCCTGTGCTGTGGTGGGGCCTGCTGAGACCTGCCATGTCTCAGCCGAGGCCAAGAGAGTGGTCGGCGAGTTTCAGAAGTTCATCAG GACAACACCGTACTCTGTGTACAGTCCTGAGACATATGAAGGACACTGGAAGCAGCTGACTGTACGGACTACGAGGACCAAACAAGCCATGGCTGTGGTGTTCTTCAACCCACAG AAACTTGAAGAGGAGGAGCTAAACACTCTTAAGAGCTCCATGAGGGAGTACTTTacagaaggagaggggaaagacaGTGGCGTGACCTCTCTTTACTTTGTCAGAGAGGGTcaaag GAAATCTCCTAACCCAGAGGACTTGCCCTGTGAGCTGGTGGCTGGAGAGAGCTGCATTCATGAAGAACTGCTGGGTCTAAAATTCAGAATATCCCCTCATTCCTTCTTCCAG GTGAATACAGGAGCTGCAGAGGTGCTGTACTCTGCTGTGGGCGAATGGGCCCAGCTGGATCAGGACAGCACAGTATTGGATGTGTGCTGTGGGACAGGAACCATTGGCATCTCTCTGGCTAAG AGGGTAAAGAAAGTGATTGGGATCGAGCTGTGTCAGGAAGCAGTGGAGGATGCCAAAGTTAATGCAAAGCTCAATG GTCTAAGTAATGTTGAGTTTCACTGTGGAAAAGCTGAGGATGTGTTCCCCAACATTCTCAGTGCTCTTGTGTCGCGCAGTGTCACAGCCATTGTGGATCCGCCGAGGGCAGGCCTAC ATTCCAAGGTGATACTTGCTATCAGGAGAGCAGAGCACCTGAAGAGGCTGGTTTATGTGGCATGCAATGCAAAGGCAGCCATGAACAACTTCATTGA tctgtgcAGAGCGCCATCCAACAGAGTTCACGGAGCCCCGTTCCGTCCAGTGCGAGCCATGGCCGTGGATCTTTTCCCTCAGACCATGCACGTTGAGATGCTTCTCCTGCTGGAGAGAGTGGACTACAactcccagcagcagcagcaggccagCAGCAATCAGGAAGAGACAGGTTCTCAGCCTTAG
- the ranbp1 gene encoding ran-specific GTPase-activating protein, which translates to MADPKDQDDHDTTADSAEDSNHDPHFEPIVSLPEQDVKTLEEDEEELFKMRAKLYRFASENDPPEWKERGTGDVKLLKHKEKGTIRLLMRRDRTLKICANHHIIPMMELKPNAGSDRAWVWNTLADYADECPKPELLAIRFLNAENAQKFKVKFDECKEEVRKNLEGTGNTDSANKVAEKLEELSVKDKASEEKKEEDKKETEKKEDEKKEVKAEEKN; encoded by the exons ATGGCAGACCCGAAG GACCAGGATGACCACGATACCACTGCAGATAGTGCAGAGGACTCTAATCATGATCCCCACTTTGAGCCCATCGTGTCCCTTCCTGAGCAGGATGTGAAAACATtagaagaggatgaggaagaacTCTTCAAAAT GCGGGCTAAATTATATCGTTTTGCCTCTGAGAACGACCCCCCAGagtggaaggagagaggaacTGGTGATGTCAAgctgctgaaacacaaagagaaggGCACAATCCGCCTCCTGATGAGGAGAGACCGGACCTTGAAGATTTGTGCCAATCATCACA TTATACCTATGATGGAGCTGAAGCCCAATGCTGGCAGTGACAGGGCATGGGTGTGGAACACACTAGCAGACTATGCTGACGAATGCCCCAAACCTGAACTCCTGGCAATACGCTTTTTAAATGCAGAAA ATGCTCAGAAGTTCAAGGTGAAGTTCGATGAGTGCAAGGAGGAGGTCAGAAAAAATCTAGAGGGAACAG GCAACACTGATAGTGCAAACAAGGTGGCTGAGAAGCTAGAGGAGCTCTCTGTAAAAGACAAGGCatcagaagaaaagaaggaagaggacaaaaaggagactgagaagaaagaagatgagAAAAAGGAGGTGAAGGCTGAGGAGAAGAATTGA
- the trmt2a gene encoding tRNA (uracil-5-)-methyltransferase homolog A isoform X3 — MADVSGSPMADVPPSKEEKPDGLPQDSSNDDEKSDARAEDDSEATSDPSMYRYIKEDLFTSEIYKVEIRNLPKFIGFNDLKKFLAKHSLNPHKIKLFGKQTFAFVTFKNEEERDKAMKMVHGMQWKGQVLSVKLAKPKADPILRKRKQEEGEGAGGQPPTKRADGDEEEEPLSVQIANVVTPLWNVPYEEQLRRKEQEVVGVLQRLAKEIGSTNKALLPWLFAQKGKYNKMCCPLEAIQPSPTQTEYRNKCEFLISVGADGEDKTIGFRLGKYKGGSCAVVGPAETCHVSAEAKRVVGEFQKFIRTTPYSVYSPETYEGHWKQLTVRTTRTKQAMAVVFFNPQKLEEEELNTLKSSMREYFTEGEGKDSGVTSLYFVREGQRKSPNPEDLPCELVAGESCIHEELLGLKFRISPHSFFQVNTGAAEVLYSAVGEWAQLDQDSTVLDVCCGTGTIGISLAKRVKKVIGIELCQEAVEDAKVNAKLNGLSNVEFHCGKAEDVFPNILSALVSRSVTAIVDPPRAGLHSKVILAIRRAEHLKRLVYVACNAKAAMNNFIDLCRAPSNRVHGAPFRPVRAMAVDLFPQTMHVEMLLLLERVDYNSQQQQQASSNQEETGSQP, encoded by the exons ATGGCAGATGTTAGTGGCAGCCCCATGGCTGATGTACCACCCTCAAAAGAGGAGAAGCCCGATGGCCTCCCCCAGGACTCCAGCAACGATGACGAAAAGTCTGATGCCAGAGCTGAAGATGACAGTGAGGCAACCTCTGACCCCAGCATGTACCGCTACATCAAAGAGGACCTCTTCACATCTGAGATCTACAAAGTGGAGATCAGGAATCTGCCCAAGTTCATTGGCTTCAACGACCTGAAGAAGTTCCTGGCCAAGCACAGCCTCAACCCACACAAAATCAAGCTGTTTGGCAAGCAGACGTTTGCTTTCGTCACCTTTAAGAACGAGGAGGAGCGCGACAAGGCCATGAAGATGGTGCATGGCATGCAGTGGAAGGGCCAGGTGCTGAGCGTCAAGCTGGCCAAACCCAAAGCAGACCCCATCCTGCGGaagaggaagcaggaggagggagagggcgCAGGAGGGCAGCCCCCAACCAAGCGAGCAGACggggatgaggaagaggagccGCTCAGTGTCCAGATAGCCAACGTGGTGACTCCTCTGTGGAATGTGCCTTATGAGgagcagctgaggaggaaggagcaggaggtggtgggggtTCTGCAGAGGCTGGCCAA AGAGATCGGAAGCACCAACAAAGCCCTGCTGCCATGGCTGTTTGCACAGAAAgggaaatacaacaaaatgtgttGTCCCCTGGAAGCTATTCAACCATCCCCTACACAG ACAGAGTACAGAAACAAGTGCGAGTTCCTCATCTCAGTGGGTGCGGATGGTGAGGACAAGACCATCGGTTTCCGCCTGGGGAAATACAAAGGAGGTTCCTGTGCTGTGGTGGGGCCTGCTGAGACCTGCCATGTCTCAGCCGAGGCCAAGAGAGTGGTCGGCGAGTTTCAGAAGTTCATCAG GACAACACCGTACTCTGTGTACAGTCCTGAGACATATGAAGGACACTGGAAGCAGCTGACTGTACGGACTACGAGGACCAAACAAGCCATGGCTGTGGTGTTCTTCAACCCACAG AAACTTGAAGAGGAGGAGCTAAACACTCTTAAGAGCTCCATGAGGGAGTACTTTacagaaggagaggggaaagacaGTGGCGTGACCTCTCTTTACTTTGTCAGAGAGGGTcaaag GAAATCTCCTAACCCAGAGGACTTGCCCTGTGAGCTGGTGGCTGGAGAGAGCTGCATTCATGAAGAACTGCTGGGTCTAAAATTCAGAATATCCCCTCATTCCTTCTTCCAG GTGAATACAGGAGCTGCAGAGGTGCTGTACTCTGCTGTGGGCGAATGGGCCCAGCTGGATCAGGACAGCACAGTATTGGATGTGTGCTGTGGGACAGGAACCATTGGCATCTCTCTGGCTAAG AGGGTAAAGAAAGTGATTGGGATCGAGCTGTGTCAGGAAGCAGTGGAGGATGCCAAAGTTAATGCAAAGCTCAATG GTCTAAGTAATGTTGAGTTTCACTGTGGAAAAGCTGAGGATGTGTTCCCCAACATTCTCAGTGCTCTTGTGTCGCGCAGTGTCACAGCCATTGTGGATCCGCCGAGGGCAGGCCTAC ATTCCAAGGTGATACTTGCTATCAGGAGAGCAGAGCACCTGAAGAGGCTGGTTTATGTGGCATGCAATGCAAAGGCAGCCATGAACAACTTCATTGA tctgtgcAGAGCGCCATCCAACAGAGTTCACGGAGCCCCGTTCCGTCCAGTGCGAGCCATGGCCGTGGATCTTTTCCCTCAGACCATGCACGTTGAGATGCTTCTCCTGCTGGAGAGAGTGGACTACAactcccagcagcagcagcaggccagCAGCAATCAGGAAGAGACAGGTTCTCAGCCTTAG
- the trmt2a gene encoding tRNA (uracil-5-)-methyltransferase homolog A isoform X2 codes for MADIYNDRKLVMADVSGSPMADVPPSKEEKPDGLPQDSSNDDEKSDARAEDDSEATSDPSMYRYIKEDLFTSEIYKVEIRNLPKFIGFNDLKKFLAKHSLNPHKIKLFGKQTFAFVTFKNEEERDKAMKMVHGMQWKGQVLSVKLAKPKADPILRKRKQEEGEGAGGQPPTKRADGDEEEEPLSVQIANVVTPLWNVPYEEQLRRKEQEVVGVLQRLAKEIGSTNKALLPWLFAQKGKYNKMCCPLEAIQPSPTQTEYRNKCEFLISVGADGEDKTIGFRLGKYKGGSCAVVGPAETCHVSAEAKRVVGEFQKFIRTTPYSVYSPETYEGHWKQLTVRTTRTKQAMAVVFFNPQKLEEEELNTLKSSMREYFTEGEGKDSGVTSLYFVREGQRKSPNPEDLPCELVAGESCIHEELLGLKFRISPHSFFQVNTGAAEVLYSAVGEWAQLDQDSTVLDVCCGTGTIGISLAKRVKKVIGIELCQEAVEDAKVNAKLNGLSNVEFHCGKAEDVFPNILSALVSRSVTAIVDPPRAGLHSKVILAIRRAEHLKRLVYVACNAKAAMNNFIDLCRAPSNRVHGAPFRPVRAMAVDLFPQTMHVEMLLLLERVDYNSQQQQQASSNQEETGSQP; via the exons ATGGCAGATATTTACAACGATAGGAAACT AGTGATGGCAGATGTTAGTGGCAGCCCCATGGCTGATGTACCACCCTCAAAAGAGGAGAAGCCCGATGGCCTCCCCCAGGACTCCAGCAACGATGACGAAAAGTCTGATGCCAGAGCTGAAGATGACAGTGAGGCAACCTCTGACCCCAGCATGTACCGCTACATCAAAGAGGACCTCTTCACATCTGAGATCTACAAAGTGGAGATCAGGAATCTGCCCAAGTTCATTGGCTTCAACGACCTGAAGAAGTTCCTGGCCAAGCACAGCCTCAACCCACACAAAATCAAGCTGTTTGGCAAGCAGACGTTTGCTTTCGTCACCTTTAAGAACGAGGAGGAGCGCGACAAGGCCATGAAGATGGTGCATGGCATGCAGTGGAAGGGCCAGGTGCTGAGCGTCAAGCTGGCCAAACCCAAAGCAGACCCCATCCTGCGGaagaggaagcaggaggagggagagggcgCAGGAGGGCAGCCCCCAACCAAGCGAGCAGACggggatgaggaagaggagccGCTCAGTGTCCAGATAGCCAACGTGGTGACTCCTCTGTGGAATGTGCCTTATGAGgagcagctgaggaggaaggagcaggaggtggtgggggtTCTGCAGAGGCTGGCCAA AGAGATCGGAAGCACCAACAAAGCCCTGCTGCCATGGCTGTTTGCACAGAAAgggaaatacaacaaaatgtgttGTCCCCTGGAAGCTATTCAACCATCCCCTACACAG ACAGAGTACAGAAACAAGTGCGAGTTCCTCATCTCAGTGGGTGCGGATGGTGAGGACAAGACCATCGGTTTCCGCCTGGGGAAATACAAAGGAGGTTCCTGTGCTGTGGTGGGGCCTGCTGAGACCTGCCATGTCTCAGCCGAGGCCAAGAGAGTGGTCGGCGAGTTTCAGAAGTTCATCAG GACAACACCGTACTCTGTGTACAGTCCTGAGACATATGAAGGACACTGGAAGCAGCTGACTGTACGGACTACGAGGACCAAACAAGCCATGGCTGTGGTGTTCTTCAACCCACAG AAACTTGAAGAGGAGGAGCTAAACACTCTTAAGAGCTCCATGAGGGAGTACTTTacagaaggagaggggaaagacaGTGGCGTGACCTCTCTTTACTTTGTCAGAGAGGGTcaaag GAAATCTCCTAACCCAGAGGACTTGCCCTGTGAGCTGGTGGCTGGAGAGAGCTGCATTCATGAAGAACTGCTGGGTCTAAAATTCAGAATATCCCCTCATTCCTTCTTCCAG GTGAATACAGGAGCTGCAGAGGTGCTGTACTCTGCTGTGGGCGAATGGGCCCAGCTGGATCAGGACAGCACAGTATTGGATGTGTGCTGTGGGACAGGAACCATTGGCATCTCTCTGGCTAAG AGGGTAAAGAAAGTGATTGGGATCGAGCTGTGTCAGGAAGCAGTGGAGGATGCCAAAGTTAATGCAAAGCTCAATG GTCTAAGTAATGTTGAGTTTCACTGTGGAAAAGCTGAGGATGTGTTCCCCAACATTCTCAGTGCTCTTGTGTCGCGCAGTGTCACAGCCATTGTGGATCCGCCGAGGGCAGGCCTAC ATTCCAAGGTGATACTTGCTATCAGGAGAGCAGAGCACCTGAAGAGGCTGGTTTATGTGGCATGCAATGCAAAGGCAGCCATGAACAACTTCATTGA tctgtgcAGAGCGCCATCCAACAGAGTTCACGGAGCCCCGTTCCGTCCAGTGCGAGCCATGGCCGTGGATCTTTTCCCTCAGACCATGCACGTTGAGATGCTTCTCCTGCTGGAGAGAGTGGACTACAactcccagcagcagcagcaggccagCAGCAATCAGGAAGAGACAGGTTCTCAGCCTTAG